Proteins co-encoded in one Streptococcus parauberis NCFD 2020 genomic window:
- a CDS encoding SatD family protein, producing MNYLAVIGDVIDSKSLENRYDVQNNFKACLQAINEKYKEEIVSKFSLTLGDEFQGLLSTQVNIFQVIDDIILLMKPYQIRFGIGLGQILTDINPDVSIGADGPAYWNARQAINYIHEKNDYGQNHLAFQSDNKLTSKVINSLLAAGEAIKNNWVTSQQEVFETMLSENIYAEDFNQALLAKEMKLDPSALSKRLKSSSIKVYFRTRLTACDLYQQGLEEETK from the coding sequence ATGAACTATCTAGCAGTAATAGGTGATGTGATTGATTCAAAGTCACTGGAAAATCGTTATGACGTCCAAAACAATTTTAAAGCCTGTCTTCAAGCCATTAATGAAAAGTATAAAGAAGAAATAGTTTCAAAATTTTCACTAACATTAGGTGATGAATTTCAGGGGCTTCTCTCCACCCAAGTCAATATTTTTCAAGTAATTGATGATATTATTTTGCTTATGAAACCATATCAGATTCGTTTTGGGATTGGCTTAGGACAAATTTTAACAGACATAAATCCAGACGTAAGCATTGGTGCTGATGGACCTGCATATTGGAATGCTAGACAAGCCATTAATTACATTCATGAAAAAAATGATTATGGCCAAAACCATTTAGCCTTTCAATCTGATAATAAACTAACAAGTAAGGTCATTAATAGTCTGCTAGCAGCAGGAGAAGCTATCAAAAACAATTGGGTGACAAGTCAGCAGGAAGTTTTTGAAACCATGTTATCAGAAAATATTTATGCTGAGGACTTTAATCAAGCACTATTAGCAAAAGAAATGAAACTGGACCCAAGTGCTCTCTCAAAACGTCTAAAATCTAGCAGCATAAAAGTCTATTTTAGAACAAGATTGACGGCATGCGACCTCTACCAGCAAGGGCTTGAGGAGGAAACTAAATGA
- a CDS encoding D-lactate dehydrogenase yields MKLKCYNVRGEEAVLAEQWAKNNQIEVSLEEGPLTPETAKNAAGFDGVVNAQIGPLDDAVYPILKELGIKQIAQRSAGVDMYNLDLAKANDIIVSNVPSYSPESIAEFTVTIALNLIRKVELILENVKKQNFTWSLPVRGRLLGDMTVAIIGTGRIGLATAKIFKGFGCKVVGFDIYHSPAAQEILEYKSSVEEAIKDADVVSLHMPPTAVNIHIFNKDMFSKFKKDAILLNMARGALVETQDLLDALDNGLLAGAGIDTYEFEGPYIPKNFENQEITDALFKQLITHDKVIYTPHAAYYTDEAVKNLVEGGLNAAVQVIETGTADTRVN; encoded by the coding sequence ATGAAATTAAAATGTTATAATGTCCGCGGTGAAGAAGCCGTACTTGCTGAACAATGGGCAAAAAATAATCAAATCGAAGTATCTTTAGAAGAAGGCCCATTAACTCCTGAAACAGCTAAAAATGCTGCTGGTTTTGATGGTGTTGTTAATGCACAAATTGGTCCATTGGACGATGCAGTTTACCCAATCTTAAAAGAGCTTGGCATTAAACAAATTGCACAACGTAGTGCAGGTGTTGATATGTACAACTTAGATTTAGCAAAAGCTAATGATATTATTGTCAGTAATGTACCAAGTTACTCACCGGAGTCAATTGCTGAATTTACAGTTACTATTGCCTTGAACTTAATCCGTAAAGTTGAATTAATCCTCGAAAACGTTAAAAAACAAAACTTCACATGGAGCCTTCCTGTTCGTGGCCGCCTTTTAGGCGATATGACCGTCGCTATTATTGGCACTGGAAGAATCGGCCTAGCGACAGCCAAAATTTTCAAAGGCTTCGGATGTAAGGTCGTTGGATTTGATATTTATCATAGCCCTGCTGCACAAGAAATTTTGGAATATAAGTCATCTGTCGAAGAAGCAATTAAAGACGCTGATGTGGTTTCACTCCATATGCCACCTACAGCTGTAAATATTCATATCTTCAATAAAGATATGTTTAGTAAATTCAAAAAAGATGCTATCTTACTAAATATGGCACGTGGTGCTCTAGTTGAAACACAAGATTTACTAGATGCTTTAGATAATGGTCTCTTAGCCGGTGCTGGAATTGATACATATGAATTCGAAGGTCCATACATTCCTAAGAATTTCGAAAATCAAGAAATCACTGATGCCCTCTTTAAACAATTGATAACTCATGATAAAGTTATTTATACACCTCATGCTGCCTATTATACAGATGAAGCTGTTAAAAACTTAGTTGAGGGTGGTCTAAATGCAGCTGTTCAAGTTATAGAAACTGGAACAGCTGACACGCGTGTCAATTAA
- a CDS encoding PTS transporter subunit IIC: protein MSEVTKRQTAKSFTINILNGLALGTVIVLIPGAILGELMKALLPLWSGFGTLIAAAGLATTMMGLVIGMLVGNNFKFNPIQSASLGLAVMFAGGAANFVKGAFMLQGTGDIINMGITAALGVLLIQFLSDKTKSFTLIIVPTVTLLLVGGIGHFLLPYVKMITTMIGQGIASLLGLQPILMSVLIAMIFCFLIVSPITTVGIALAISLAGIGSGAANLGICAASFGLCMAGWAVNSKGTALAHVLGSPKISMATVLAKPIIMLPMLSSAAVLGVLAALFNIQGTPASAGFGISGLIGPINALNLAKGGWSFANILIVVIVFVVAPIVLNYAFNYLFIKVLKFIDPNDYKLDV, encoded by the coding sequence ATGTCAGAAGTTACAAAAAGACAAACAGCTAAGTCATTTACTATAAATATCTTAAATGGTTTAGCATTAGGCACTGTTATTGTTCTTATCCCAGGAGCTATTCTTGGAGAATTGATGAAAGCTCTTTTACCATTGTGGTCAGGTTTCGGAACACTTATAGCCGCAGCAGGATTAGCAACAACTATGATGGGTCTTGTTATCGGGATGCTAGTTGGTAATAACTTTAAGTTCAACCCAATTCAATCTGCTTCATTAGGTCTAGCAGTAATGTTCGCTGGTGGTGCTGCCAATTTTGTTAAAGGAGCATTTATGCTTCAAGGTACTGGTGACATCATTAATATGGGTATCACAGCAGCTCTTGGTGTATTATTAATCCAATTCTTATCAGATAAAACTAAATCATTTACATTGATTATTGTACCAACAGTTACTCTACTATTAGTAGGTGGTATTGGACATTTTCTTTTACCCTATGTTAAAATGATTACAACTATGATTGGTCAAGGTATTGCTTCATTACTTGGTTTACAACCAATTTTAATGTCAGTATTGATTGCCATGATTTTCTGTTTCCTTATTGTGTCACCAATTACAACTGTTGGTATTGCCTTAGCAATTAGTTTAGCGGGTATTGGTTCAGGTGCAGCCAATCTTGGTATCTGCGCAGCAAGTTTCGGTCTTTGTATGGCAGGTTGGGCAGTAAATTCAAAAGGTACCGCTTTAGCTCACGTTCTTGGTTCACCAAAAATTTCAATGGCTACTGTTTTAGCTAAACCAATTATTATGTTACCAATGCTTTCATCAGCAGCAGTTCTTGGTGTTTTAGCTGCATTATTTAACATTCAAGGTACACCTGCAAGTGCTGGTTTTGGGATCAGTGGTCTAATTGGCCCAATCAATGCTTTGAACTTAGCAAAAGGTGGCTGGTCATTTGCCAACATTCTTATTGTTGTTATTGTCTTTGTTGTTGCTCCAATTGTATTGAACTATGCATTTAATTATTTATTTATCAAAGTCTTAAAATTTATCGATCCTAACGACTATAAATTGGATGTTTAG
- a CDS encoding LysR family transcriptional regulator gives MDIRQLTYFITVSETKNYSHAAKSLFVTQPTLSQSIKKLEAELNTTLFSQSGRQLLLTEAGEILYKRGKDLLADFNQITEEIQQLGQEKKETIRIGLTGLFAIQFMKQISTFMAKHSNVEISMIQDGSRKLQELLSLGQIDIGLLSFPSIFNNITIEPLQTTTKGYQVSIVLPKNHPLAKKESLRLIDLKDCKFASLSENFMLGEMLPRRARTLGFEPNIVFKHDDWEVIIHSLKSLDAVAILASEFKPLSQIEELVWIPFQDKNDFYPIGIAYRDDYSFSPMIEELLATIKTN, from the coding sequence ATGGATATCAGACAATTAACTTATTTCATCACAGTCTCTGAAACAAAGAACTATTCGCATGCAGCAAAAAGTTTATTTGTTACACAACCTACCCTCTCTCAATCAATAAAAAAACTAGAAGCTGAATTAAATACTACTTTATTTTCACAAAGTGGACGTCAACTACTTCTAACCGAGGCAGGGGAAATACTCTACAAACGAGGAAAAGATTTATTAGCAGATTTCAATCAAATTACAGAAGAAATTCAACAATTAGGTCAGGAAAAGAAAGAAACGATCAGAATAGGTTTAACGGGTCTTTTTGCAATTCAGTTTATGAAACAAATTTCAACCTTCATGGCAAAACACTCAAACGTTGAAATTTCGATGATCCAAGACGGTTCACGCAAACTCCAGGAACTACTTTCATTGGGGCAAATTGATATTGGGCTCTTATCATTTCCGAGTATCTTCAACAATATTACCATTGAACCATTACAGACAACAACCAAAGGTTATCAAGTCAGTATTGTACTTCCAAAAAATCATCCATTGGCAAAAAAAGAATCGTTGCGATTAATCGATTTAAAAGATTGTAAATTTGCATCATTATCAGAGAATTTCATGCTAGGTGAGATGCTACCTCGTCGTGCAAGAACACTTGGTTTTGAACCAAATATTGTCTTCAAGCATGATGACTGGGAGGTTATTATTCACAGTTTAAAGAGTTTAGATGCTGTAGCAATTCTAGCCTCTGAATTTAAACCGCTAAGCCAAATTGAAGAACTAGTTTGGATTCCTTTCCAAGATAAAAATGATTTTTATCCAATTGGTATTGCCTATCGTGATGATTATTCTTTTAGTCCAATGATTGAAGAACTGCTAGCAACCATTAAAACAAATTAA
- the topA gene encoding type I DNA topoisomerase has protein sequence MVTKTTSKAKTTSKKATSKKKTTSPKKNLVIVESPAKAKTIEKYLGRNYKVVASVGHIRDLKKSSMSIDFENNYEPEYINIRGKGPLINSLKKEAKNAKQVFLASDPDREGEAISWHLSHILGLNLEDKNRVVFNEITKDAVKNAFIEPRQVDMNLVDSQQARRVLDRIVGYSISPILWKKVKKGLSAGRVQSVALKLIIDRENEIKAFKPEEYWTIDSLFKKGTKKFQASFYGVDGKKVKLNTNEEVKDVLSRIKNDDFTVEKVEKKERRRNAPLPYTTSSLQQDAANKINFRTRKTMMIAQNLYEGINLGSQGTQGLITYMRTDSTRISPSAQNEAATFISNRFGSKYSKHGSRIKNGSGAQDAHEAIRPSNVNHTPESIAKHLNKDQLKLYTLIWNRFVASQMTAAIFDTVKVTLEQNKVTFVANGSQIKFDGYMAVYNDSDKNKMLPEMTESETVKRESSSPEQHFTQPPARYSEATLIKTLEENGVGRPSTYAPTLEVIQRRYYVKLAAKRFEPTELGEIVNKLIVEFFPNIVDVAFTASMEAELDQVEEGQVKWQTVIDHFYKPFSNDLVKAEDEIEKIQIKDEPAGFDCDLCGHPMVIKLGRFGKFYACSNFPDCRNTKAITKEIGVTCPICQKGQVIERKTKRNRIFYGCDRYPECDFTSWDIPVGRTCPKSGDYLVEKKIRGGGKQVVCSSETCDYKEEKVK, from the coding sequence TTGGTAACGAAAACTACAAGTAAGGCAAAAACTACTAGTAAAAAAGCCACAAGTAAGAAAAAAACAACCAGTCCAAAAAAGAATTTGGTCATCGTTGAATCACCTGCAAAAGCAAAAACAATTGAAAAATATTTAGGACGCAACTACAAAGTTGTCGCATCAGTTGGTCATATCCGTGATTTAAAAAAATCATCAATGTCAATTGATTTTGAAAACAACTACGAGCCAGAATATATCAATATTCGTGGTAAAGGTCCACTGATTAATTCACTTAAAAAAGAAGCAAAAAATGCAAAACAAGTTTTTCTGGCAAGTGACCCGGACCGTGAAGGAGAAGCAATTTCATGGCATCTATCTCATATTTTAGGACTTAATCTTGAAGATAAGAATCGTGTTGTCTTTAATGAAATCACGAAAGATGCAGTAAAAAATGCATTTATTGAGCCTAGACAAGTTGATATGAATCTAGTTGATTCTCAACAAGCAAGGCGTGTTTTAGACCGTATTGTTGGGTATTCTATCTCACCAATTCTTTGGAAAAAAGTCAAAAAAGGTTTATCTGCTGGTCGTGTCCAATCTGTTGCACTAAAGCTTATTATTGACCGCGAAAATGAAATTAAAGCTTTTAAACCTGAAGAGTACTGGACAATCGATAGTCTCTTTAAAAAAGGTACAAAGAAATTCCAAGCTTCTTTTTATGGGGTTGACGGCAAGAAAGTTAAATTAAATACTAACGAAGAAGTAAAAGACGTTCTTTCTCGCATTAAAAATGATGATTTCACAGTCGAGAAAGTTGAGAAAAAAGAACGCCGTCGTAATGCTCCATTACCGTATACAACTTCCTCATTACAACAAGATGCTGCCAACAAAATTAATTTCCGTACGCGTAAAACAATGATGATAGCTCAAAATTTATATGAGGGTATCAATCTTGGTAGTCAAGGAACACAAGGTCTAATTACCTATATGCGTACTGACTCAACAAGGATTAGTCCATCTGCTCAAAACGAGGCAGCTACTTTTATTAGTAATCGTTTTGGTAGCAAGTATTCTAAACATGGAAGTCGTATTAAAAATGGAAGTGGCGCACAAGATGCCCATGAAGCAATCAGACCTTCAAATGTTAATCATACGCCAGAGTCAATTGCCAAACACTTAAATAAAGATCAACTCAAACTCTATACTTTAATATGGAATCGTTTTGTTGCCAGTCAAATGACTGCAGCTATCTTCGATACTGTTAAAGTTACTCTTGAGCAAAATAAAGTTACTTTTGTTGCAAATGGTAGTCAAATTAAATTTGATGGTTATATGGCAGTCTATAATGATTCAGATAAAAATAAAATGTTGCCTGAAATGACAGAAAGTGAAACAGTTAAACGAGAGTCAAGTTCACCAGAACAACACTTTACACAACCACCAGCTCGTTATTCAGAAGCAACTCTAATCAAAACCTTAGAAGAAAACGGTGTTGGTCGTCCGTCGACATATGCTCCAACCTTGGAAGTTATTCAAAGACGGTACTATGTTAAATTAGCTGCTAAACGATTTGAGCCAACAGAGTTAGGTGAAATCGTTAATAAACTGATTGTAGAATTTTTCCCTAATATTGTTGATGTGGCATTTACGGCCAGTATGGAAGCTGAACTTGACCAAGTTGAAGAAGGACAAGTTAAATGGCAGACTGTTATTGACCATTTCTACAAACCATTTTCAAATGATCTTGTTAAGGCTGAAGACGAGATTGAAAAAATTCAAATTAAAGATGAACCAGCTGGTTTTGACTGTGATCTTTGTGGCCATCCAATGGTTATCAAATTAGGCCGTTTTGGTAAATTCTATGCTTGTAGCAATTTCCCAGATTGTCGTAACACAAAAGCAATCACCAAAGAGATTGGCGTCACTTGTCCAATCTGCCAAAAAGGGCAAGTCATTGAACGTAAAACAAAACGCAATCGTATTTTCTATGGTTGTGATCGTTATCCTGAATGCGACTTCACTTCTTGGGATATTCCAGTCGGCAGAACATGTCCTAAATCTGGTGATTACTTAGTTGAGAAGAAAATTCGAGGTGGTGGCAAACAAGTTGTATGTAGTAGTGAGACGTGTGATTACAAAGAAGAAAAAGTTAAATAA
- the dprA gene encoding DNA-processing protein DprA: protein MNNFELYKLKKAGLENHRILKIIAYQEKYDKKLSLRNMALISECKQPIIFIENYKSLDIGAIKNEFNLFPSISIFDKNYPISLKSIYNPPVLLFYQGDISLLNQPILGVVGSRQATKKGIHAVDKIIEELNSKFVIVSGLARGIDTAAHFAAIKNGGKTIAVIGSGMTKFYPKENHRLQKYIANNHLLISEYGPAEEPLAYHFPQRNRIIAGLSLGIIVCEARVRSGSLITCKYALDEGRDIFAIPGTIVNNNSEGCHQLIKEGAKCVTNGLDILSEYQ, encoded by the coding sequence ATGAATAATTTCGAACTATACAAATTGAAAAAAGCTGGACTAGAAAATCATCGCATTTTAAAAATTATCGCCTATCAGGAAAAATATGACAAAAAACTTTCCTTACGTAATATGGCACTCATATCTGAATGCAAGCAACCAATCATTTTTATTGAGAATTATAAATCTTTAGACATTGGTGCAATAAAAAATGAATTCAATCTTTTTCCTTCCATTTCAATTTTTGATAAAAACTACCCAATTTCTTTAAAATCAATCTATAATCCACCAGTTCTTTTATTTTATCAAGGGGATATTAGCTTATTAAATCAGCCTATTTTAGGTGTAGTGGGCTCGCGTCAGGCAACAAAAAAAGGTATTCATGCCGTTGATAAAATTATCGAAGAGTTAAATAGTAAGTTTGTTATTGTAAGTGGATTAGCCAGAGGGATTGATACGGCTGCCCACTTTGCAGCTATCAAAAATGGAGGGAAAACAATTGCTGTAATTGGTTCAGGGATGACTAAATTTTATCCAAAAGAAAATCATCGACTGCAAAAGTATATTGCGAATAACCATCTATTGATTAGTGAATATGGACCAGCAGAAGAACCTTTAGCTTATCATTTTCCTCAACGGAATCGGATAATTGCAGGGCTATCATTAGGAATCATAGTCTGTGAAGCCAGAGTCCGTTCTGGAAGTCTAATTACTTGTAAGTATGCACTGGATGAAGGAAGAGATATTTTTGCAATACCAGGAACGATTGTCAATAATAATTCAGAGGGATGTCACCAGCTTATCAAAGAGGGTGCAAAATGCGTCACAAATGGCTTAGACATCCTTTCCGAATACCAATAA
- a CDS encoding sugar O-acetyltransferase, whose product MTEFEKMIAGQMYDASDSDLKAMRQKKRDYMARFNNELDGDKRSLILKEWLGSTGDNIFMEANFACDYGTNIYLGENFYANFNTTMLDVCEIRIGNNAMFGPNCQLLTPLHPLNAEERIAGLEFGAPITIGDNVWLGGGVTILPGITLGDNVVVGAGSVVTKSFGDNVVLGGNPARVIKNL is encoded by the coding sequence ATGACTGAATTTGAAAAAATGATTGCGGGTCAAATGTATGATGCTAGTGATAGCGATCTTAAAGCCATGCGTCAGAAAAAACGTGACTATATGGCACGCTTCAACAATGAGTTAGATGGGGATAAAAGAAGTCTAATTTTGAAGGAATGGCTCGGGTCGACTGGTGATAATATCTTTATGGAAGCCAATTTTGCCTGTGATTATGGTACCAATATCTACCTAGGTGAAAACTTCTATGCTAATTTTAATACGACTATGTTGGATGTTTGTGAAATTCGCATTGGTAATAATGCTATGTTTGGACCTAATTGTCAGTTATTGACGCCTTTACACCCACTTAATGCTGAGGAAAGAATTGCTGGGCTTGAATTTGGTGCTCCGATAACTATTGGAGACAACGTTTGGCTGGGTGGTGGTGTAACTATCTTACCTGGAATCACTCTGGGTGATAACGTCGTTGTTGGAGCTGGCAGTGTCGTTACAAAATCCTTTGGGGATAATGTTGTTCTCGGTGGAAATCCTGCTCGTGTGATAAAAAATTTATAA
- a CDS encoding ribonuclease HII, producing MALTIKDIKSQLEAINDLTNPLFATFDTDSRAGVKKASEARKRAIQAILDEDQRLENMLRYEKSLYAQGYQAIAGIDEVGRGPLAGPVVAACVILPKNCKITGLNDSKKIPKSKHEMIYNLVIEKAIAVGIGLMTNEVIDEVNIYQATKLAMQAAINNLEGDNLTPDFLLIDAMKLENSIPQESIIKGDANSLSIAAASIVAKVTRDRLMVDYDKAYPGYDFAKNAGYGTKNHLEGLRKLGVTEIHRRTFEPVKSML from the coding sequence ATGGCTTTGACGATTAAAGACATTAAAAGTCAATTAGAGGCCATTAATGACCTCACTAACCCTCTTTTTGCTACTTTTGATACAGATAGCCGTGCAGGGGTCAAGAAGGCTTCAGAGGCGAGAAAAAGGGCTATTCAAGCTATACTTGATGAAGACCAGCGCCTAGAGAATATGTTACGCTATGAAAAATCCTTATATGCTCAAGGCTATCAAGCCATTGCTGGTATCGACGAAGTAGGTCGTGGCCCCCTTGCAGGTCCAGTTGTCGCAGCCTGTGTTATTCTGCCGAAAAACTGTAAAATCACTGGGTTGAATGATTCCAAAAAAATACCTAAATCTAAACATGAAATGATTTATAATCTGGTTATAGAGAAAGCAATCGCAGTTGGTATTGGTTTAATGACTAACGAAGTGATTGATGAAGTTAATATTTATCAGGCTACTAAATTAGCCATGCAAGCCGCAATCAATAACTTAGAAGGTGACAATTTGACTCCTGATTTTCTCTTGATTGACGCGATGAAACTTGAGAATTCTATTCCTCAAGAATCAATTATTAAAGGAGATGCCAATTCTTTATCTATAGCGGCAGCTTCAATTGTTGCTAAAGTCACTCGTGATCGCTTAATGGTTGATTATGATAAGGCATACCCAGGTTACGATTTTGCCAAAAATGCTGGATATGGAACAAAGAATCATTTGGAAGGCTTGCGCAAATTGGGCGTGACTGAAATCCACCGACGTACATTTGAACCAGTTAAATCCATGCTTTAA
- the ylqF gene encoding ribosome biogenesis GTPase YlqF has product MAIIQWFPGHMSKARRQVQENIKHVDFVTILVDARLPLSSQNPMLTKIVGDKPKLMILNKADLADKSMTKEWRQFYEKQGIKTLAINSKEQSTVKKVTEAAKDLMADKIQRLRDRGIQKETLRTMIIGIPNAGKSTLMNRLAGKKIAVVGNKPGVTKGQQWLKSNKDLEILDTPGILWPKFEDQKVGLKLALTGAIKDQLLPMDEVTIFGLNYFKEHYPNRLLDRFKGINLEDEAPEIIMSMTRKLGYKDDYDRFYNLFVKEVRDGRLGVFTLDQVGDVDGFDD; this is encoded by the coding sequence ATGGCTATCATTCAATGGTTCCCAGGACATATGTCCAAAGCTAGACGACAAGTACAAGAAAATATTAAACACGTTGATTTCGTGACTATCCTAGTAGATGCACGCTTACCCTTATCAAGTCAAAATCCAATGCTGACTAAAATTGTTGGTGACAAACCTAAATTAATGATTTTAAATAAAGCAGACTTAGCTGATAAGAGTATGACAAAAGAGTGGCGTCAATTCTACGAGAAACAAGGCATCAAAACACTAGCAATTAACTCGAAAGAGCAATCTACAGTTAAAAAAGTGACTGAAGCAGCTAAAGACTTGATGGCAGACAAAATTCAAAGATTACGCGACCGCGGTATCCAAAAAGAAACCCTAAGAACAATGATTATTGGGATTCCAAATGCTGGTAAATCGACTTTGATGAACCGTCTGGCAGGTAAGAAAATAGCAGTCGTTGGTAATAAACCTGGGGTTACCAAGGGTCAACAATGGTTAAAATCAAATAAAGATTTGGAAATTTTAGATACTCCTGGGATTCTATGGCCCAAATTCGAAGATCAAAAAGTTGGTCTTAAGTTAGCATTGACAGGTGCAATCAAAGACCAATTGCTACCTATGGATGAAGTGACTATTTTTGGTTTAAATTACTTTAAAGAGCATTATCCAAATCGTTTACTTGACCGTTTTAAAGGAATCAACCTTGAAGACGAAGCTCCAGAAATAATTATGTCTATGACTAGAAAGCTTGGCTATAAAGATGATTATGATCGTTTTTACAATCTTTTTGTCAAAGAAGTTCGAGACGGCAGACTGGGTGTCTTTACCCTTGATCAAGTAGGTGATGTTGATGGCTTTGACGATTAA
- a CDS encoding MarR family winged helix-turn-helix transcriptional regulator — MFKIEECLAYFTNKESKLLATELDNRIQPYGLTRVQWMALYHIANNEQISQKQLANLLGSKQPTIAKLLDRMTENGLIQRIQFDKRTNFLDLTSNGREMYTKILPVAERFKNDAVKGIPNEDLLTFQRVMKQMAENIK, encoded by the coding sequence ATGTTTAAGATTGAAGAATGTTTAGCCTATTTTACGAATAAAGAAAGTAAGTTACTTGCGACTGAATTAGATAATCGTATCCAACCATATGGACTAACACGTGTTCAATGGATGGCTCTCTACCATATTGCAAATAATGAGCAGATTAGTCAGAAACAATTAGCTAATTTATTGGGATCAAAACAGCCAACTATTGCTAAATTATTAGATCGGATGACAGAAAATGGACTTATTCAACGTATCCAATTTGATAAACGGACTAATTTTCTTGATTTGACAAGCAATGGTCGGGAAATGTATACAAAGATTCTGCCAGTTGCTGAAAGATTTAAAAATGATGCTGTAAAAGGAATTCCAAATGAAGATTTACTGACATTCCAACGTGTCATGAAACAAATGGCAGAAAATATAAAATAA
- a CDS encoding lipoate--protein ligase, with protein sequence MKLYLSDRLNPYENIAFEKHLLDLKEEALFLWVNQPSVIIGRNQNPYAEVDMEYLKENKICLVRRYSGGGAVYHDQGNLNYSYISTEESTEEIINLIQKVLETKGIIVEKNGRNDLTVDGKKISGMAYLIENEWVLHHGTCLVDLNEAVLCKVLKPSKIKLQSKGITSVKSRVLNLNQKNRELSSSNLIASFCQVLNQEPILPDWTDDIIDQAKYLSSEEWIFAQSPDFTAQIEEKTVSGLFQVFIETKDNKIKAIKVYTDSLNPRFSDENFNTFIGNDYNPENNDKIVELIRLL encoded by the coding sequence ATGAAATTATACCTTTCTGATAGATTAAATCCATATGAAAACATCGCCTTTGAAAAACATCTTCTCGATCTAAAGGAAGAAGCTCTGTTTTTGTGGGTCAATCAACCATCAGTAATTATTGGACGAAATCAAAATCCATATGCGGAAGTCGATATGGAGTATCTAAAAGAAAACAAAATCTGTTTAGTCAGAAGATATAGTGGTGGAGGTGCGGTCTATCATGATCAGGGAAATCTTAACTATTCTTATATTTCAACCGAAGAATCGACTGAGGAAATTATAAACCTCATTCAAAAAGTACTTGAGACAAAAGGAATAATTGTAGAAAAAAATGGTCGAAACGACTTAACAGTAGATGGTAAAAAAATTAGTGGAATGGCTTATCTAATTGAGAATGAATGGGTGCTTCATCATGGAACATGCTTGGTTGATTTAAATGAGGCCGTTCTATGTAAGGTGTTAAAACCTTCAAAAATCAAATTACAATCTAAAGGAATTACTTCAGTAAAATCAAGGGTTCTTAATCTAAACCAAAAAAATAGAGAATTATCAAGTTCGAATTTAATTGCCAGCTTTTGTCAGGTATTGAATCAAGAACCAATCCTTCCAGATTGGACTGATGATATCATTGATCAAGCTAAATATCTCTCTTCCGAAGAATGGATTTTTGCACAAAGTCCAGATTTTACAGCTCAAATCGAAGAAAAGACTGTTAGTGGCCTATTTCAAGTTTTTATAGAGACTAAAGATAACAAAATCAAAGCAATTAAAGTCTATACTGACAGTTTAAATCCGAGGTTTAGTGATGAAAATTTTAATACATTTATAGGAAATGATTATAATCCGGAAAATAATGATAAAATTGTAGAATTGATTCGTCTTTTATGA